A genomic region of Ignavibacteria bacterium contains the following coding sequences:
- the murA gene encoding UDP-N-acetylglucosamine 1-carboxyvinyltransferase, whose amino-acid sequence MFKFIIRGGKKLSGELEISGAKNALLGLLPATILADGEYTFYNSPELLDAYSMIKLLTNMGEEIEFKDHTIKVKNNGLKILEAPYEYVKKMRASIYVLGPMLARYGYAKVSMPGGCAWGPRPINLHIEAIQKLGANVEIDQGYIIAKAEKLHGTKIIFNIPSVGATVNTMLASVFAKGTTLISNSAIEPEVTAVGEFLVKMGAKISGIGSKFLEIEGVDQLHPADETIIPDRIEAGTLLVAGAITKGEIRIKKCRPDHLDAILVKLNDAGFEVSTGDDFVELKSGDKILPVNVETEVYPGFPTDMQAQWISLMSIAEGASEVTDNIYHDRFNHVPELNRLGADITVKGNTAFVKGVKKLKGAKVMSTDLRASASLVLAGLVAEGTTEVLRIYHLDRGYEKIENKLKALGADIERVQTDEY is encoded by the coding sequence ATGTTTAAGTTTATTATTCGAGGCGGTAAAAAATTATCTGGCGAATTAGAAATAAGCGGTGCAAAGAATGCATTGCTTGGTTTACTTCCAGCCACAATTTTAGCTGACGGAGAATATACTTTTTATAATTCTCCAGAATTGCTTGATGCATACAGTATGATAAAACTCCTCACAAATATGGGCGAAGAAATTGAGTTTAAAGATCATACTATCAAAGTAAAAAATAATGGATTAAAAATTCTTGAAGCTCCTTATGAATATGTTAAGAAAATGCGTGCTTCAATTTATGTTCTTGGTCCAATGCTTGCCCGTTATGGATATGCAAAAGTTTCGATGCCGGGTGGTTGTGCCTGGGGACCAAGACCTATCAATCTTCATATCGAAGCAATTCAAAAACTCGGGGCTAATGTTGAGATTGATCAGGGTTATATAATCGCAAAAGCTGAAAAACTCCACGGCACAAAAATAATTTTTAATATTCCAAGTGTTGGTGCAACTGTCAATACAATGTTGGCTTCTGTATTTGCAAAGGGAACAACTTTAATTTCAAACTCTGCTATCGAACCTGAAGTTACTGCAGTTGGCGAATTTTTAGTTAAAATGGGTGCAAAAATCTCGGGCATCGGTTCAAAGTTTTTAGAAATTGAAGGTGTCGATCAATTACATCCTGCTGATGAGACCATAATTCCCGATAGAATTGAAGCAGGAACTCTTCTTGTTGCCGGTGCAATTACTAAAGGAGAAATTAGAATTAAAAAATGCCGTCCCGATCATTTGGATGCAATTTTAGTAAAACTTAATGACGCTGGTTTTGAAGTTTCAACAGGAGATGATTTTGTTGAATTAAAATCTGGTGATAAAATTCTGCCTGTTAATGTTGAAACCGAAGTTTATCCAGGTTTTCCAACTGATATGCAGGCTCAATGGATAAGTTTGATGAGTATTGCTGAAGGTGCTTCTGAAGTTACTGATAATATCTATCACGATCGTTTTAATCATGTCCCGGAGTTAAATCGTCTCGGAGCTGATATTACTGTTAAAGGCAATACAGCTTTTGTCAAAGGCGTGAAAAAATTAAAAGGCGCCAAAGTAATGTCCACTGATTTAAGAGCCAGTGCATCACTCGTTCTTGCCGGATTGGTAGCTGAGGGTACAACTGAAGTTTTAAGAATTTATCATCTCGATCGAGGTTACGAGAAAATTGAAAATAAATTAAAAGCTCTGGGCGCTGATATCGAACGCGTTCAAACTGATGAGTATTAA
- a CDS encoding FtsX-like permease family protein: MFTYLKESFLISFNAIIANKMRSFLTTLGIVIGVCSVVLMSTAIKGVDNSFQQGISSLGSDVLYIDKFAWFSNEEFWKMRNRPNITYEDFLKFKSLVKLPSAVAPQSITVRNIKFRDRTAESIFITGSTSEYLATTNFTFKSGRFFTEMESESGRDVAVLGFELAENLFPNLDPIGMTIKIGGYSYQVVGVLNKQGSTLLGSFNPDKQVYIPIKSLFKHFGLNWRSITIVVRAPSSQLLEETKIEAEQVMRQVRGLKAYEPPNFSINQQEGLTQIYEQTVGVIKIGGLFITGLSLFVGAIGIMNIMFVSVKERTREIGIRKAIGATRKIILTQFLMEASIISMIGGIIGLILAVILSYVVNQFVPTSVQVSAVILAIIISFVTGIISGLAPAYTAAKLDPVESLRYE, translated from the coding sequence ATGTTCACTTATCTTAAAGAAAGTTTTTTGATTTCATTTAATGCAATAATCGCAAATAAAATGAGATCTTTTCTGACCACTCTGGGAATTGTCATTGGTGTTTGTTCCGTTGTTTTAATGTCAACTGCAATTAAAGGTGTTGATAATTCATTTCAGCAGGGAATAAGCTCGCTCGGTTCCGATGTACTTTACATAGATAAATTTGCCTGGTTCAGCAATGAAGAATTCTGGAAAATGCGAAATCGTCCTAATATCACCTACGAAGACTTCCTGAAATTCAAATCGCTTGTAAAACTGCCTTCTGCTGTAGCCCCTCAATCTATCACTGTTCGAAATATCAAATTTAGAGATCGAACGGCGGAATCAATCTTTATCACAGGCTCAACAAGCGAATATCTTGCAACAACAAATTTCACTTTTAAATCGGGCAGATTTTTTACCGAAATGGAAAGCGAAAGCGGCAGAGATGTTGCCGTTTTAGGATTTGAGTTAGCAGAAAATTTATTCCCTAATCTTGATCCAATTGGTATGACGATCAAAATTGGCGGTTATTCTTATCAGGTTGTTGGTGTCTTGAATAAACAAGGAAGCACTTTACTCGGCTCTTTCAATCCCGATAAACAGGTTTATATTCCCATTAAGTCTTTATTCAAACACTTCGGTCTAAACTGGAGATCAATCACCATCGTTGTAAGAGCTCCCAGTTCTCAACTCCTTGAAGAAACCAAAATTGAAGCAGAACAAGTTATGAGGCAGGTCAGAGGATTGAAAGCTTACGAACCGCCAAACTTTTCAATTAATCAACAGGAAGGTCTAACCCAAATTTATGAACAAACTGTTGGAGTAATTAAAATCGGGGGATTGTTCATCACAGGACTTTCTCTCTTTGTCGGTGCAATTGGAATTATGAATATTATGTTTGTTTCAGTAAAAGAAAGAACCAGAGAAATTGGAATTCGTAAAGCAATTGGAGCTACGAGAAAAATTATTCTAACCCAATTTTTAATGGAAGCTTCCATCATCAGTATGATTGGAGGAATTATTGGGTTAATCTTAGCTGTAATTTTAAGTTATGTTGTAAATCAATTTGTTCCAACTTCTGTTCAGGTCTCAGCAGTAATTCTTGCAATAATTATTTCATTCGTAACTGGAATTATTTCTGGGTTAGCTCCAGCATACACCGCCGCTAAATTAGATCCTGTTGAATCTTTGAGGTATGAGTAA
- a CDS encoding TolC family protein, whose protein sequence is MRFNLIIFTILIFFNSLLAQTTQTLSLEDAIKIALQKNVLIKQTENSLELSKSEVLLSYGSLIPSLNANAGLNWTRSEDEGGVVTFGAITIPLPPTKTESRSYSASLSSGLTLFDGLSNFYSISQSKANYESSKYKLLRLKQDVVFQTIVKYVSVLKAKKLLDVQEENLKWNKKSLETIIERNRLGQVTLADVYQQQVNYGNAELLQIQAKNNYEIAKNDLLYYLSLDVSLPYDVQDFDIQNLIKELESEKLEGVHLQFSELVKSALENRYDYLAKQLEVEANDYGISIARGGHFPRLTASLSASTRSNRLSDLGKSRTYVAGLNLSVPIFNGWTVSNRVQFAEVNLKNAQLSLDELERSIKVNLRKALLDLDASKKKLEVNNKNVLAASENKKINEEKYNLGATTLLNLLIANSQYVQAQNELISSAFDYLIIKKQMEYLLGTLEYKY, encoded by the coding sequence ATGAGATTTAATTTGATAATTTTTACAATCCTTATTTTCTTTAATTCTTTGCTGGCTCAAACTACTCAAACCCTTTCGCTTGAAGATGCAATTAAAATTGCGCTTCAAAAAAATGTTTTGATTAAGCAAACAGAAAATTCACTCGAACTCAGCAAATCAGAAGTTTTACTCTCTTATGGCAGTTTAATTCCTTCACTTAATGCAAATGCTGGATTGAACTGGACAAGATCTGAAGACGAAGGTGGTGTTGTAACTTTTGGCGCTATTACAATTCCTCTTCCACCCACAAAAACTGAATCACGCTCTTACTCTGCATCTTTGAGCTCAGGCTTAACCTTATTCGATGGACTTTCAAATTTTTACTCCATCAGTCAATCAAAAGCAAACTATGAATCTAGCAAATATAAATTGCTGAGATTAAAACAGGATGTTGTCTTTCAAACTATTGTCAAATATGTTTCAGTCCTAAAAGCAAAAAAACTTTTAGATGTGCAGGAAGAAAATTTAAAGTGGAATAAGAAAAGTCTTGAGACAATCATAGAAAGAAATCGACTCGGTCAGGTCACTTTAGCCGATGTTTATCAACAACAGGTTAATTATGGTAATGCAGAGCTTCTACAAATTCAAGCAAAAAATAATTATGAAATTGCCAAAAACGATTTGCTCTATTATTTAAGTCTCGATGTCTCATTACCTTATGATGTTCAGGATTTTGATATTCAAAATTTGATTAAAGAACTTGAAAGCGAAAAGCTTGAAGGTGTTCATCTACAATTTTCAGAACTTGTAAAAAGTGCTCTTGAAAATAGATATGATTATCTGGCAAAACAACTTGAAGTCGAAGCAAATGATTATGGAATTTCAATTGCACGGGGCGGACATTTCCCGAGATTAACTGCCTCTTTATCTGCATCAACAAGATCAAACAGATTAAGTGATCTGGGAAAATCGAGAACTTATGTGGCTGGATTGAACTTGAGTGTCCCAATTTTTAATGGATGGACAGTTTCAAATCGTGTTCAATTTGCAGAAGTAAATTTGAAAAATGCTCAACTTTCACTCGATGAATTGGAAAGATCAATAAAAGTAAATCTTAGAAAGGCTCTTCTTGATTTAGATGCTTCAAAGAAAAAACTGGAAGTAAACAATAAAAATGTCCTTGCCGCATCGGAAAACAAAAAAATTAACGAAGAGAAATACAATCTCGGTGCAACCACTCTTTTGAATTTACTTATCGCAAATTCTCAGTATGTTCAGGCTCAAAATGAATTAATCAGTTCTGCATTTGATTATCTGATCATCAAAAAACAAATGGAATATTTACTCGGAACACTTGAATATAAGTACTAA
- a CDS encoding T9SS type A sorting domain-containing protein, whose protein sequence is MQRFSFLFSIFTLYLSTIFAQDFQVTNMNGYVVENPKFSIANGNVYLTFATNTKLYKFPVSGPQTPISDPINFDPSFWGPSVVDIAASGNYVYTIVNDYKYPYFIERIGYSSNAALDWNNFTIDTIQLTNYIPIRWDVPKVIASSQGNPYFFYYVFENQNDTSGLYLYTFGGKKKLDVYSPTARYEYGISPFVITKNNVDHIYVAYFIDSSYYFIHSSDGGQNFSQPKVIQNFKVMWPSDWFRNRFQLDNNGKLYFYYFYRYFGMPGPGQPPEDKMYHLVTSSTDWGTNWSEPILIDTNFYDLDFRIVENKFVKSYVEQNNLYIQSSTDLINWSDRVRVNSVDSSVMADFSTEVYNNKLAIAWKDHRTGNDEIFYRLMDIPTDVVENTIPAQFNLYQNFPNPFNPITTISFTLNQKAKTSLRVFDIFGKLIKEILNDELEAGEYNLEFNANGLSSGTYFYQLTSGNFRETKKMILIK, encoded by the coding sequence ATGCAACGCTTTTCTTTTTTATTTTCAATATTTACTCTTTATTTAAGTACAATTTTTGCTCAGGATTTTCAGGTAACCAATATGAATGGTTATGTTGTCGAAAATCCGAAGTTCTCAATTGCAAATGGTAATGTTTATTTAACATTTGCGACAAATACAAAACTTTACAAATTCCCTGTTTCTGGACCTCAGACACCAATTTCGGATCCGATTAATTTTGATCCATCTTTCTGGGGACCATCAGTAGTTGATATTGCTGCATCTGGAAATTATGTTTATACAATTGTTAACGATTACAAGTATCCTTACTTTATTGAAAGAATCGGTTATTCCTCAAATGCCGCTTTAGATTGGAATAATTTTACCATTGATACCATTCAATTAACTAACTACATTCCAATAAGATGGGATGTACCAAAAGTAATTGCAAGCTCGCAGGGAAATCCATATTTCTTTTATTATGTTTTTGAAAATCAAAATGATACATCAGGACTGTACCTTTATACTTTTGGCGGCAAGAAAAAATTAGATGTTTATTCACCAACAGCAAGATATGAATATGGAATTTCACCATTTGTAATTACAAAAAACAATGTTGATCATATTTATGTTGCATACTTTATCGATTCGTCTTATTACTTTATTCATTCGAGTGATGGCGGCCAAAACTTTTCTCAACCAAAAGTAATTCAGAATTTTAAAGTGATGTGGCCCTCAGATTGGTTCAGAAACAGATTCCAGTTAGATAATAATGGTAAATTATATTTCTACTATTTTTACAGATACTTTGGGATGCCAGGACCCGGTCAACCGCCAGAAGATAAAATGTATCATCTCGTTACCAGTTCAACTGATTGGGGTACAAATTGGTCTGAGCCAATTTTGATAGATACTAATTTTTATGATCTGGATTTCAGAATTGTTGAAAATAAGTTTGTCAAAAGTTATGTCGAACAAAATAATCTTTATATTCAATCAAGCACAGACTTGATAAACTGGTCCGATAGAGTCAGAGTAAATTCAGTTGATAGTTCTGTAATGGCAGATTTCTCAACGGAGGTTTATAATAACAAACTTGCAATTGCCTGGAAGGATCATAGAACTGGTAATGATGAAATTTTTTATCGATTAATGGATATTCCAACCGATGTTGTTGAAAATACAATTCCAGCACAATTTAATCTTTATCAGAATTTCCCAAATCCATTTAATCCAATAACTACTATATCATTTACATTGAATCAAAAAGCAAAAACTTCATTAAGAGTTTTTGATATCTTTGGAAAGCTCATCAAAGAAATATTAAATGATGAGTTAGAAGCAGGGGAATATAATCTTGAATTCAATGCAAATGGTCTAAGCAGTGGAACTTATTTTTATCAATTGACCTCTGGCAATTTCAGAGAAACTAAAAAGATGATATTGATAAAATAG
- a CDS encoding HD domain-containing protein, whose product MNINQFPSLDKFNEELIIRIGKIADENNFEVYAVGGYVRGRILGRERKEIDLLVVGDGTKFARIVSKELKTEDIVIYRNFGTALIKFGEYKIEFVGSRRESYTKYSRKPIVEAGSFEDDIRRRDFTINTLAFSINSKNFGEIIDLFNGFEDIKNKIIKTPLDPFITFSDDPLRIMRAFRFAAQLKFQIEENTLKAAEEMRERLAIVSTERIVDEFFKIMMSDKPSIGLALMYQTKVLEFLYPEIANMAGVEQRKDYHHKDVFWHTLEVVDNVAERSNDLWLRLAALFHDIAKPLTKAYNEKVGWTFHGHEELGARMVRKLFMKYKFPLHKVGYIEKLIRLHLRPIALIDENVTDSAIRRLIVAAGEDLEDLITLCRCDITSKNPEKVKTYQKNYDLVVQKIHDVIERDKLRAFQSPVRGDEIMKIFNLPPCKGVGIIKERIENAILDGEIPNTYEAALNYINEHFDELNREVEIYRNNQQSSS is encoded by the coding sequence ATGAACATTAACCAATTCCCTTCATTGGATAAGTTCAATGAAGAGTTAATTATTCGCATTGGAAAAATTGCCGATGAAAACAATTTCGAAGTTTATGCAGTCGGCGGTTATGTGAGAGGTAGAATTCTTGGAAGAGAAAGAAAAGAAATTGATCTACTTGTAGTCGGAGATGGAACAAAATTCGCCAGAATTGTAAGTAAGGAATTAAAAACAGAAGATATAGTAATTTACAGAAACTTCGGTACTGCTCTAATCAAATTTGGTGAATATAAAATCGAATTTGTTGGTTCGAGGAGAGAATCATACACCAAATATTCACGAAAGCCAATCGTTGAAGCCGGCTCATTTGAAGATGATATCCGAAGAAGGGATTTTACGATTAATACTCTTGCTTTCTCGATAAACTCAAAGAATTTTGGAGAGATTATAGATCTCTTCAATGGCTTTGAAGATATCAAAAATAAAATCATAAAAACTCCACTCGATCCATTTATAACTTTTAGCGATGACCCTCTGAGAATTATGCGGGCATTTCGTTTTGCAGCGCAGCTCAAATTTCAAATTGAAGAGAATACTTTGAAAGCTGCAGAAGAAATGCGCGAAAGACTTGCAATTGTTTCAACCGAAAGAATTGTTGATGAATTTTTCAAGATAATGATGAGCGATAAACCTTCAATTGGCTTAGCTTTAATGTATCAAACAAAAGTTCTGGAGTTCCTTTATCCTGAGATTGCAAATATGGCAGGTGTTGAACAAAGAAAAGATTATCATCACAAAGATGTTTTCTGGCATACCCTTGAAGTAGTAGACAATGTAGCTGAAAGATCTAATGATCTCTGGTTGAGACTTGCGGCACTTTTTCATGATATTGCCAAGCCTTTAACGAAAGCATACAACGAAAAAGTCGGCTGGACTTTTCATGGTCACGAAGAACTCGGTGCAAGAATGGTTCGAAAGCTTTTTATGAAATATAAATTCCCACTTCACAAAGTAGGCTACATTGAAAAGTTGATTCGTTTACATTTGAGGCCAATTGCATTAATTGATGAGAATGTAACCGATTCTGCAATCAGACGATTAATTGTAGCCGCTGGTGAAGATCTGGAAGATTTAATCACTCTTTGCCGTTGTGATATAACTTCGAAAAATCCAGAAAAAGTCAAAACATATCAGAAAAATTATGATTTGGTCGTTCAGAAAATTCACGATGTGATTGAGCGAGATAAACTCCGTGCATTTCAATCGCCTGTACGTGGTGATGAGATTATGAAGATTTTCAACCTGCCGCCTTGCAAAGGAGTTGGCATTATCAAAGAGCGAATTGAAAATGCAATACTCGATGGCGAAATTCCAAATACATACGAAGCTGCTCTAAATTATATCAATGAACATTTTGATGAGCTGAATCGTGAAGTTGAAATTTATCGAAACAATCAACAATCCAGCTCGTAA
- the ugpC gene encoding sn-glycerol-3-phosphate ABC transporter ATP-binding protein UgpC: MAEVRLVNVSKIYDNNLVAVKDVTFTVNDKEFVVIVGPSGCGKTTTLRMIAGLEEISKGELYIDNVLVNNVPAKDRDIAMVFQNYALYPHMTVFENMAFGLKIRKLPKDEIKKRVHEAARILEIEHLLDRKPKQLSGGQRQRVAVGRAIVRKPKVFLFDEPLSNLDAKLRVQMRTEISKLHQRLEATIVYVTHDQVEAMTMGDRIVVMKDGVVQQIDTPLNLYNRPINKFVAGFIGSPAMNFIEGKLVLENGLKFVSKQNGLSFQIPDSFDLKNAINKSVILGIRPEDFVPVLNNNSFPKVDVNVEVVEPMGNESFVYFVIDDVQCVARISSDIAVKPNQKFSFFINPQKLHFFDVETEQRLN; this comes from the coding sequence ATGGCTGAAGTAAGATTAGTAAATGTTAGTAAGATTTATGATAATAACCTGGTAGCAGTTAAGGATGTGACTTTTACAGTTAATGACAAAGAGTTTGTAGTGATTGTTGGACCTTCAGGATGTGGCAAGACGACAACTTTGAGAATGATCGCTGGACTTGAAGAAATTTCAAAAGGTGAGCTGTATATCGATAATGTACTGGTAAATAATGTCCCGGCTAAAGATAGAGATATTGCAATGGTTTTTCAGAACTATGCATTGTATCCGCATATGACAGTTTTTGAGAATATGGCTTTCGGACTAAAAATCAGGAAACTTCCAAAAGATGAAATTAAAAAACGAGTTCACGAAGCTGCTCGGATTTTAGAGATAGAACATTTGCTCGATCGTAAACCAAAACAATTAAGTGGCGGACAAAGACAACGAGTTGCTGTGGGGCGAGCAATTGTCAGAAAACCTAAAGTTTTTCTTTTTGATGAACCTTTAAGCAATCTCGATGCAAAACTTCGTGTTCAAATGAGAACTGAGATTTCAAAACTTCATCAAAGACTTGAAGCGACAATCGTTTATGTCACTCATGATCAGGTCGAGGCAATGACAATGGGAGATAGAATCGTCGTGATGAAAGATGGCGTAGTTCAACAAATAGATACACCGCTCAATCTTTACAATCGGCCAATTAATAAATTTGTCGCTGGGTTTATTGGAAGTCCGGCAATGAATTTCATTGAAGGTAAACTTGTTCTCGAAAATGGTTTAAAGTTTGTTTCCAAACAGAATGGACTTTCTTTCCAAATTCCTGATAGTTTTGACTTAAAAAATGCAATAAATAAATCTGTCATTCTCGGAATTAGGCCTGAAGATTTTGTTCCAGTTTTGAATAATAATTCTTTTCCAAAAGTTGATGTGAATGTAGAGGTTGTTGAACCGATGGGCAATGAATCATTTGTTTATTTTGTTATCGATGATGTTCAGTGTGTTGCAAGGATCAGTTCCGATATTGCTGTTAAACCAAATCAGAAATTTTCCTTCTTTATAAATCCTCAAAAGTTGCATTTCTTCGATGTTGAAACTGAACAAAGATTAAATTAA
- a CDS encoding ABC transporter ATP-binding protein, translated as MDDKNPIIIEMKNITKTYIVGLEEVHALRGISLTVRKNEYIAVMGPSGSGKSTLMNIIGCLDTPTTGIYLFNGINVSDMDDNELARIRNKEIGFVFQTFNLIPRSNALHNVELPLIYANVPAHERKERAKAALENVGLGDRIHHKPNELSGGQRQRVAIARALINNPSIILADEPTGNLDSKTGEEIMQLFELLHQKGNTIILVTHEEYIAEHAKRIIRIRDGLIESDEIVNDRKVYL; from the coding sequence ATGGATGATAAAAATCCAATCATCATTGAAATGAAAAACATCACAAAGACTTACATCGTCGGTCTTGAAGAAGTTCATGCATTAAGAGGAATTTCTTTAACTGTCAGGAAAAATGAATACATTGCTGTGATGGGTCCTTCTGGTTCTGGTAAATCAACTTTAATGAACATAATTGGTTGTCTCGATACTCCAACTACGGGCATTTATCTTTTCAATGGAATCAATGTAAGCGATATGGATGATAATGAACTTGCAAGAATTAGAAACAAAGAAATTGGATTTGTATTCCAAACATTTAATTTAATTCCAAGATCAAACGCACTTCATAATGTTGAACTTCCTCTTATTTATGCCAATGTGCCTGCTCACGAACGAAAAGAAAGGGCTAAAGCAGCTCTCGAAAATGTCGGACTTGGTGATCGAATTCATCATAAACCAAACGAATTAAGCGGCGGACAAAGACAGAGAGTCGCAATCGCTCGTGCTTTGATCAATAATCCATCAATAATCTTAGCTGATGAACCGACCGGTAATTTGGACTCAAAAACTGGCGAAGAAATTATGCAGCTCTTTGAATTGCTTCACCAGAAAGGAAATACAATCATTTTAGTTACTCACGAAGAATACATCGCTGAACATGCAAAAAGAATTATCCGAATTCGTGACGGCTTAATTGAATCAGATGAAATTGTAAATGATAGAAAAGTTTATCTTTAG
- a CDS encoding efflux RND transporter periplasmic adaptor subunit, which translates to MPANNKKKNRKKVVILSVIGLLVVVFIVLAILGTKKEEIVVVQTEIVGKKNITQTVTATGKIDPEFKVVITPEVSGEIVYLPVKEGQKVKKGDLILRIKQDQYIAQRDRAVANLQSAKANLAIQKIQLQKIESDYNRVQELFRKGLSSEAELEAIKAQYETARAQVLAAESSVQQMEAAVKEASENLAKTVITSPMDGIVSQLNVKVGERVLGTGFTQGSNLMTIADLSKMVAVVDVDENDVVLISIGDTARVKVDAFPGKVFKGIVYEIGNTAKAKGLGTQEEVVNFEIKIRILNADVELKPGMSCNAEIMTETRENVVAVPIQSVTIRGAEAISSQENKSEDEMVTIEKKKEEVDKKALEGVFIIENGKAKFVKVKTGISDDTYIEIIDGLKGGEEVVTGTYRAISRELKDGSKVRVENKKSTKASK; encoded by the coding sequence ATGCCGGCAAATAACAAAAAGAAAAATCGTAAAAAAGTCGTTATCCTTTCAGTAATTGGTTTGCTTGTTGTTGTTTTCATTGTTCTCGCAATTCTTGGAACAAAGAAAGAAGAAATTGTTGTAGTCCAAACAGAGATAGTTGGCAAAAAAAATATAACGCAAACCGTTACAGCAACAGGAAAGATTGATCCCGAATTTAAAGTTGTAATTACACCAGAAGTCTCAGGTGAAATTGTTTACCTTCCTGTTAAAGAAGGGCAGAAAGTTAAAAAAGGAGACTTGATTTTGAGAATTAAACAAGATCAATACATTGCTCAAAGAGACAGGGCAGTTGCAAATCTTCAATCGGCAAAAGCAAATCTCGCAATTCAAAAAATTCAACTTCAAAAAATAGAATCAGATTACAATCGAGTTCAGGAGTTATTTAGAAAAGGATTATCAAGTGAAGCCGAACTTGAAGCAATAAAAGCTCAATACGAAACTGCTCGTGCTCAGGTGCTCGCTGCTGAATCATCTGTTCAACAGATGGAAGCTGCTGTTAAAGAAGCATCGGAAAATCTTGCGAAAACTGTAATCACTTCTCCAATGGATGGAATTGTCAGCCAATTAAATGTGAAAGTAGGTGAAAGAGTTTTAGGCACTGGATTTACTCAGGGCTCAAATTTGATGACAATTGCTGATCTCTCTAAAATGGTTGCAGTAGTTGATGTGGATGAAAATGATGTAGTTTTAATCTCAATTGGAGATACTGCCAGAGTTAAAGTTGATGCTTTCCCCGGAAAAGTTTTTAAAGGAATAGTTTATGAAATTGGAAACACAGCAAAAGCAAAAGGGCTCGGAACTCAGGAAGAAGTCGTAAACTTCGAAATTAAAATCCGAATTCTTAACGCTGATGTTGAACTCAAACCAGGAATGTCCTGCAATGCAGAAATCATGACCGAAACCAGAGAAAATGTTGTGGCTGTTCCAATTCAATCGGTTACAATTCGAGGTGCCGAAGCAATTTCATCTCAAGAAAATAAATCTGAAGATGAAATGGTAACCATCGAAAAGAAAAAAGAAGAAGTAGATAAAAAAGCACTCGAAGGTGTCTTCATTATCGAAAATGGAAAAGCCAAATTTGTGAAAGTTAAAACCGGAATCAGCGACGATACATATATTGAAATTATCGATGGATTGAAAGGCGGTGAAGAGGTTGTAACTGGAACTTACCGTGCAATCAGCCGCGAATTAAAAGATGGCTCTAAGGTTAGAGTTGAAAATAAAAAATCAACCAAAGCTTCTAAATAA